One Frankia alni ACN14a DNA window includes the following coding sequences:
- a CDS encoding ABC transporter permease has product MTATARAPLAAPAAESPRRPGRLHRTARGAGPPLVVLAAVVGVWYAVTYLALAPRRRFLLPPPHEVVTDGFGDWTTFHETLRGLGATAKVALVGLAIAATLGMVFAVLMSQAGWVERSFYPWAVALQTIPILAIVPLIGFWLGYGFWSRTVVCVLVALFPIITNTLFGLRSTDAEQHDLFTLRQAGRWARLVHLEFPSALPAVFTGLRISAGLSVIGAIVGDFFFRQGQPGIGSLIDDYTQRLQSAPLFAAIIVSSLFGLALFWLFGLAARIAVGSWHTPRRRS; this is encoded by the coding sequence ATGACGGCGACTGCCCGGGCACCGCTCGCGGCCCCGGCGGCCGAGAGCCCTCGCCGCCCTGGCCGCCTGCACCGCACGGCCCGCGGGGCCGGGCCGCCGCTGGTCGTGCTGGCCGCCGTCGTCGGCGTCTGGTACGCCGTGACCTACCTCGCGCTGGCCCCCCGCCGCCGCTTCCTCCTGCCGCCGCCGCACGAGGTCGTCACCGACGGCTTCGGGGACTGGACCACCTTCCACGAGACCCTGAGGGGACTGGGCGCGACGGCGAAGGTCGCGCTCGTGGGGCTCGCCATCGCCGCCACCCTCGGGATGGTCTTCGCCGTGCTGATGAGCCAGGCAGGCTGGGTCGAGCGGTCGTTCTACCCTTGGGCGGTGGCGCTCCAGACGATCCCGATCCTCGCGATCGTGCCGCTGATCGGGTTCTGGCTGGGATACGGATTCTGGTCCCGTACCGTCGTGTGCGTCCTGGTCGCCTTGTTCCCCATCATCACCAACACCCTGTTCGGGCTCCGGTCGACCGACGCCGAGCAGCATGACCTGTTCACGCTGCGCCAGGCCGGCCGGTGGGCAAGGCTCGTCCACCTCGAGTTCCCCAGCGCCCTGCCCGCGGTGTTCACGGGGCTGCGTATCTCCGCCGGGCTGTCGGTCATCGGCGCGATCGTCGGCGACTTCTTCTTCCGGCAGGGGCAGCCGGGCATCGGCAGCCTCATCGACGACTACACCCAGCGCCTCCAGTCCGCACCGCTGTTTGCCGCGATCATAGTGTCCTCCCTGTTCGGCCTAGCGCTGTTCTGGCTGTTCGGACTGGCCGCCCGCATCGCCGTCGGCTCCTGGCACACCCCCCGCCGCCGATCCTGA
- the purM gene encoding phosphoribosylformylglycinamidine cyclo-ligase: MNGAERIPAEAAIPASTPSGASYRAAGVDVAAGDRAVELMRGHVARATRPEVVGSLGGFAGLFALDTARYRKPLLASSTDGVGTKIALARALDTHDTVGIDLVAMVVDDLVVCGAEPLFLLDYIACGALVPARIAEIVSGIAAGCEQAGAALVGGETAEHPGLMGSDDYDLAATGVGVVEADGVLGPERVRPGDVVVAMASSGIHSNGFSLVRHILFGPVDSGQPGGVSETAAAGLRSYVPALGDTLGRSLLTPTRIYARDCLALAAAVEVHAFAHITGGGLAANIARVIPAGLVATLDRASWAVPAIFGLLAERGAVAQSDMESTFNQGIGMVAVLPADVVPAALALLAEREVPSWVVGEIGAAADGNHPAGESDEREGAGVRQAAATGGPGVDAAPRARLIGRHPA; the protein is encoded by the coding sequence ATGAACGGCGCCGAACGGATCCCGGCCGAGGCTGCCATCCCGGCGTCGACGCCCTCGGGTGCCTCGTACCGAGCCGCGGGAGTCGACGTCGCCGCGGGGGACCGGGCCGTCGAGCTGATGCGCGGGCACGTCGCGCGGGCGACGCGCCCCGAGGTGGTCGGCTCGCTGGGCGGATTCGCCGGCCTGTTCGCCCTGGACACGGCGCGCTACCGGAAGCCGCTGCTCGCCTCGTCCACGGACGGCGTGGGCACCAAGATCGCCCTTGCCCGCGCCCTCGACACGCACGACACGGTCGGCATCGACCTGGTGGCGATGGTGGTCGACGATCTCGTCGTCTGCGGTGCCGAGCCGCTGTTCCTGCTCGACTACATCGCCTGCGGGGCCCTGGTGCCCGCACGGATCGCCGAGATCGTCTCGGGGATCGCGGCCGGGTGCGAGCAGGCCGGCGCCGCGCTGGTCGGCGGCGAGACCGCCGAGCACCCCGGGCTCATGGGTAGCGACGACTACGACCTGGCCGCGACGGGGGTCGGGGTCGTGGAGGCCGACGGCGTGCTCGGGCCGGAGCGGGTCCGGCCCGGGGACGTGGTGGTCGCGATGGCATCATCCGGCATCCACTCCAACGGCTTTTCGCTCGTACGGCACATCTTGTTCGGTCCTGTCGATTCTGGCCAGCCCGGTGGGGTCTCCGAAACCGCTGCGGCGGGTCTGAGGTCATACGTCCCCGCACTGGGGGACACACTCGGCCGGTCCCTGCTCACCCCGACCCGCATCTACGCGAGGGACTGTCTGGCCCTGGCGGCGGCGGTGGAGGTGCACGCCTTCGCCCACATCACCGGCGGCGGCCTCGCCGCGAACATCGCCCGGGTGATTCCCGCGGGCCTGGTGGCCACCCTCGACCGGGCGTCCTGGGCGGTCCCGGCGATCTTCGGCCTGCTCGCCGAGCGCGGCGCGGTGGCCCAGTCGGACATGGAGAGCACTTTCAACCAGGGCATCGGCATGGTTGCGGTGCTGCCGGCCGACGTCGTACCCGCGGCCCTCGCGCTGCTCGCGGAGCGGGAGGTGCCCTCGTGGGTCGTCGGCGAGATCGGGGCCGCAGCCGACGGGAACCATCCCGCCGGGGAGTCCGATGAGCGCGAGGGCGCCGGGGTGCGTCAGGCGGCGGCCACCGGCGGGCCGGGGGTGGACGCCGCGCCTCGGGCCCGGCTGATCGGGCGGCACCCGGCCTGA
- a CDS encoding helix-turn-helix domain-containing protein, translated as MPGRTREEDRPNVDAGRRLGAHIRTRREELNLSRAALAEAAGISPVTLARIEQQRTVNPRLFTVAALAATFDTTLDDLLAAAMAPRAGQFVSVGYEGRTLDAFVSYLLDWRVGHRRGHPPQRRQPSPWLQQDPPTRCPP; from the coding sequence GTGCCTGGACGAACCCGCGAAGAAGACCGGCCCAACGTCGATGCCGGCCGTCGGCTGGGTGCCCATATCCGTACACGGCGCGAGGAGCTCAACCTCAGTCGTGCCGCGCTTGCCGAAGCAGCCGGCATCTCTCCGGTGACCCTGGCACGCATCGAGCAGCAGCGGACTGTCAACCCCCGGCTGTTCACGGTTGCCGCCCTTGCCGCCACGTTCGACACCACCCTTGACGACCTCCTCGCGGCCGCCATGGCACCCCGAGCGGGTCAGTTCGTGTCGGTCGGCTATGAGGGCCGCACCCTCGATGCTTTCGTCAGCTACCTCCTTGACTGGCGGGTCGGGCACCGTCGCGGACATCCGCCTCAACGCCGTCAGCCGTCGCCCTGGCTTCAGCAAGACCCGCCTACGCGATGCCCTCCATGA
- a CDS encoding Leu/Phe/Val dehydrogenase — translation MTSLFDAVRDHEQVLLCSDRRAGLRAIIAVYSTALGPSLGGTRFHPYAADDDALADALALSRAMAYKAACAGLDLGGGKAVIIGDPARDKSEPLLRAFGRHIASLGGRYITACDVGTYVDDMDVIARETRWVTGRSPAHGGSGDSGVLTAYGVFEGMRAAARHRWGTADLAGRRVGISGVGKVGRRLVGHLVEDGASVIAADVDPAALARLRAEFPTAQTVADPDELFDLELDVYSPCALGGVLDAETVGRLRAEIVCGGANNQLATPEIGGRLAEAGVLYTPDFVVNAGGLIQVADEIEGYSPQRARARAARIFDTTAEVLRLAEDEGVTPTRAAERLAERRMAEVGRLRGLLLR, via the coding sequence ATGACGTCGTTGTTCGACGCCGTTCGCGACCACGAACAGGTGCTGCTGTGCTCGGACCGGCGTGCCGGGCTACGCGCGATCATCGCGGTCTACTCGACCGCGCTGGGCCCCTCCCTCGGCGGCACCCGCTTCCACCCCTACGCCGCCGACGACGACGCGCTCGCCGACGCCCTGGCGCTGTCCCGGGCGATGGCCTACAAGGCCGCCTGCGCGGGGCTGGACCTCGGCGGCGGCAAGGCGGTCATCATCGGCGACCCGGCCCGCGACAAGTCCGAGCCGCTGCTGCGCGCCTTCGGCCGCCACATCGCCTCCCTCGGCGGGCGCTACATCACCGCCTGCGACGTCGGCACCTACGTCGACGACATGGACGTCATCGCCCGCGAGACGCGCTGGGTGACCGGGCGCTCGCCGGCCCACGGCGGGTCGGGCGACTCCGGCGTGCTGACCGCCTACGGGGTCTTCGAGGGCATGCGCGCCGCCGCCCGGCACCGGTGGGGGACGGCGGACCTCGCCGGGCGCCGGGTGGGGATCAGCGGCGTCGGGAAGGTCGGCCGCCGCCTCGTCGGGCACCTGGTGGAGGACGGGGCCTCGGTGATCGCCGCGGACGTCGACCCGGCGGCCCTGGCCCGGCTGCGCGCCGAGTTCCCGACCGCGCAGACCGTGGCCGACCCCGACGAGCTGTTCGACCTCGAGCTCGACGTCTACTCCCCGTGCGCGCTCGGCGGGGTGCTCGACGCCGAGACGGTCGGCCGGCTGCGTGCGGAGATCGTCTGCGGCGGGGCCAACAACCAGCTCGCCACGCCCGAGATCGGCGGGCGGCTCGCCGAAGCCGGGGTGCTCTACACGCCCGACTTCGTGGTCAACGCCGGCGGACTCATCCAGGTCGCCGACGAGATCGAGGGATATTCGCCGCAGCGGGCCCGGGCCCGGGCGGCCCGGATCTTCGACACCACCGCCGAGGTCCTCCGCCTCGCCGAGGACGAGGGCGTGACGCCGACGAGGGCGGCCGAGCGGCTCGCCGAGCGGCGGATGGCCGAGGTGGGCCGACTGCGGGGGCTGCTGCTGCGCTGA
- a CDS encoding ABC transporter ATP-binding protein: protein MPITPGIALAFDDVGKTFPDGTDALRGVSLKIADGEFVTVVGPSGSGKSTLLRIASGLTEPSSGTIAVGPNAPGYVFQDPTLLPWRTVEGNVGLFAQLDRVPKKRRRELVAAAISLTELEGFERHRPTALSGGMRMRVSLARALTVRPSLFLFDEPFGALDEITRQRLGEEVQRLHARERFAGLFVTHSVVEAVWLANRVVVLSARPGRVLAQVDVPFAYPRPADLRFDAAFGDVARTVSAALQESFT, encoded by the coding sequence ATGCCCATTACGCCGGGGATCGCATTGGCATTCGACGACGTGGGAAAGACCTTCCCCGATGGCACTGACGCGTTGCGGGGAGTGTCACTTAAAATCGCCGACGGCGAATTCGTGACGGTGGTCGGGCCTTCGGGTTCGGGGAAATCCACGCTCTTGCGGATCGCGTCGGGGTTGACCGAGCCCTCCAGTGGGACGATTGCCGTTGGGCCCAACGCCCCTGGCTACGTTTTTCAAGATCCCACGCTACTGCCGTGGCGCACCGTTGAGGGCAATGTCGGCCTGTTCGCCCAACTCGACCGCGTGCCGAAGAAACGGCGGCGCGAACTCGTGGCCGCGGCAATCTCCCTCACCGAGCTCGAGGGATTCGAGCGGCACCGGCCCACGGCGCTGTCCGGCGGCATGCGGATGCGGGTCTCGCTCGCCCGGGCGCTCACGGTGCGGCCGTCGCTGTTCCTTTTCGACGAGCCGTTCGGCGCGCTCGACGAGATCACCCGGCAGCGGCTCGGCGAGGAGGTGCAGCGGCTCCACGCCCGCGAGCGGTTCGCGGGCCTGTTCGTCACGCACTCGGTCGTGGAGGCGGTCTGGCTCGCCAACCGGGTCGTCGTCCTGTCAGCCCGACCGGGGCGGGTCCTCGCGCAGGTCGACGTCCCGTTCGCCTACCCGCGGCCCGCCGACCTGCGCTTCGACGCCGCCTTCGGCGACGTCGCCCGGACCGTCTCGGCGGCGCTGCAGGAGTCGTTCACATGA
- the bldC gene encoding developmental transcriptional regulator BldC produces the protein MTTRTPDAEPLLTPAEVATMFRVDPKTVTRWAKAGKLTSIRTLGGHRRYREAEVRALLKGVPSIGGDI, from the coding sequence ATGACGACACGAACGCCGGACGCCGAGCCGCTGCTGACGCCCGCCGAGGTAGCCACGATGTTTCGGGTTGATCCGAAGACCGTGACCCGGTGGGCGAAGGCCGGCAAGCTGACGTCGATTCGGACCCTTGGTGGGCACCGCCGGTACCGGGAGGCCGAGGTGCGTGCCCTGCTGAAGGGGGTCCCGAGCATCGGAGGCGACATCTAG
- a CDS encoding DUF488 domain-containing protein, with the protein MLSSATSLTGGSGTVADIRLNAVSRRPGFSKTRLRDALHEAGIDYLHLRALGNPKHNREPFRTGRVDEGCRVYRQQIDHPDATQALDLLASRGREHPTAVLCVEHDESACHRQVVLDLLPRLPNVAAGSVTGPRRSLGLSPSGSDHT; encoded by the coding sequence ATGCTTTCGTCAGCTACCTCCTTGACTGGCGGGTCGGGCACCGTCGCGGACATCCGCCTCAACGCCGTCAGCCGTCGCCCTGGCTTCAGCAAGACCCGCCTACGCGATGCCCTCCATGAAGCCGGCATCGACTACCTGCACCTACGCGCGCTCGGCAACCCCAAGCACAACCGCGAACCGTTTCGCACCGGCCGCGTCGATGAAGGCTGCCGCGTCTACCGACAGCAGATCGACCATCCAGACGCCACCCAGGCGCTCGACCTCCTCGCGTCCCGCGGTCGCGAGCACCCCACCGCCGTCCTCTGTGTCGAGCATGACGAGTCGGCCTGCCACCGCCAGGTCGTTCTCGACCTTTTGCCCCGACTTCCCAACGTGGCCGCCGGATCGGTGACCGGCCCTCGACGCAGCCTCGGCCTCAGCCCGTCAGGATCTGATCACACGTGA
- the purF gene encoding amidophosphoribosyltransferase has translation MPDVAARFGATPAAGSELSDDPGPRDACGVFGVWAPGEDVANLAYYGLYALQHRGQEAAGIAVGDGRTVVVFKELGLVAQVFDEITLSSLSGHVAVGHTRYSTTGSSTWENAQPSYRTARFGGPIALGHNGNLTNIVELARGLGAGRDRLRATTDSDLITAMLADHPGPTLADAAMAVLPRLAGAFSLVFSDASTLYAARDPHGIHPLVLGRLDDHPDGAWIVASETAALDIVGATFVREVQPGEMIVIDADGVRSRSFAEANPHGCLFEYVYLARPDTAIAGRSVHATRVDVGRQLAREAPVEADLVIPVPQSGVPAAVGYAEQSGIPFGEGLVKNSYVGRTFIQPSQTIRQRGIRLKLNPLRDVIEGRRLVVVDDSIVRGNTQRALVRMLREAGAAEVHIRISSPPVRWPCFYGIDFATRDELIASDAGVEEIRASLGADSLAYVSLEGLVAASHQPAGSLCRACFDGVYPVPLTESDKLGKHRLEPMAGAQTTADMIAEAMRREVTLGMNGGDPSPDDHDDADLVDADLVDAAGLADAADLTDAADLTDVADLTDAADLTDGVDLTGSAQRRQPAGARPA, from the coding sequence GTGCCAGACGTCGCCGCCCGCTTTGGCGCCACCCCCGCAGCGGGGTCCGAGCTGTCCGATGATCCCGGTCCCCGGGATGCCTGCGGCGTCTTCGGCGTCTGGGCGCCCGGCGAGGACGTGGCGAACCTCGCCTACTACGGGTTGTACGCCCTGCAGCACCGCGGCCAGGAGGCAGCCGGCATCGCGGTCGGCGACGGCCGGACGGTCGTGGTGTTCAAGGAGCTCGGCCTCGTCGCGCAGGTCTTCGACGAGATCACCCTGTCCAGCCTGAGCGGCCACGTGGCGGTGGGGCACACCCGGTACTCGACGACCGGCTCCTCCACCTGGGAGAACGCCCAGCCGTCCTACCGCACGGCCCGCTTCGGCGGCCCGATCGCGCTCGGCCACAACGGCAACCTCACCAACATCGTGGAACTCGCGCGGGGGCTCGGCGCCGGGCGTGACCGGCTGCGCGCGACCACCGACTCCGACCTCATCACCGCGATGCTCGCCGACCATCCCGGGCCCACCCTCGCCGACGCGGCGATGGCCGTGCTGCCCCGGCTCGCCGGCGCCTTCTCGCTGGTCTTCTCGGACGCCTCGACCCTTTACGCGGCCCGCGACCCGCACGGCATCCATCCCCTCGTCCTCGGCCGTCTCGACGACCACCCGGACGGGGCGTGGATCGTCGCCAGCGAGACGGCCGCCCTCGACATCGTCGGCGCGACCTTCGTCCGCGAGGTCCAGCCCGGCGAGATGATCGTCATCGACGCGGACGGGGTGCGGTCGCGGAGCTTCGCCGAGGCGAATCCGCACGGCTGCCTGTTCGAGTACGTCTACCTCGCCCGCCCGGACACGGCGATCGCCGGCCGTTCGGTGCACGCCACGCGGGTCGACGTGGGCCGCCAGCTCGCCCGCGAGGCGCCCGTCGAGGCGGATCTCGTCATCCCCGTGCCGCAGTCCGGGGTGCCCGCCGCCGTCGGCTACGCGGAGCAGTCCGGCATCCCGTTCGGGGAGGGCCTGGTCAAGAACTCCTACGTGGGCCGCACCTTCATCCAGCCGTCGCAGACGATCCGCCAGCGCGGGATCCGGCTCAAGCTGAACCCGCTTCGTGACGTCATCGAGGGCCGCCGCCTGGTCGTCGTGGACGACTCGATCGTGCGCGGGAACACGCAGCGGGCGCTGGTCCGGATGCTGCGCGAGGCCGGCGCCGCCGAGGTCCACATCCGGATCTCCTCGCCCCCGGTGCGCTGGCCCTGCTTCTACGGCATCGACTTCGCCACCCGGGACGAGCTCATCGCCAGCGACGCCGGCGTCGAGGAGATCCGCGCCTCGCTGGGCGCGGACTCGCTGGCCTACGTCTCGTTGGAGGGCCTGGTCGCCGCGTCCCACCAGCCGGCCGGGTCCCTCTGCCGGGCCTGCTTCGACGGCGTCTACCCGGTGCCGCTGACCGAGTCCGACAAACTGGGCAAGCACCGCCTGGAGCCGATGGCCGGCGCGCAGACGACCGCGGACATGATCGCTGAGGCGATGCGTCGGGAGGTGACGCTCGGCATGAACGGGGGCGATCCGTCCCCGGACGACCATGACGACGCCGACCTGGTCGACGCCGACCTGGTCGACGCCGCCGGCCTCGCCGATGCCGCCGATCTGACCGACGCCGCCGACCTGACCGATGTTGCCGACCTGACCGATGCTGCCGACCTGACCGACGGCGTGGACCTGACCGGCAGCGCGCAGCGGCGCCAGCCGGCCGGGGCGAGGCCGGCATGA
- a CDS encoding DUF3073 domain-containing protein, whose amino-acid sequence MGRGRAKAKQTKVARELKYNSPNMDLDRLKADLGAGSTRENNSDDAYVDDDYGYDAYADDEDDRRSSR is encoded by the coding sequence ATGGGGCGCGGCCGAGCTAAGGCCAAGCAGACGAAAGTCGCCCGCGAGCTCAAGTACAACTCGCCCAATATGGATCTCGACCGATTGAAGGCGGATCTGGGCGCGGGCTCGACGCGCGAGAACAACAGCGACGACGCGTACGTAGATGACGATTACGGATACGACGCTTACGCAGATGACGAGGACGACCGCCGTTCCTCCCGCTGA
- a CDS encoding sterol carrier family protein: MPARTRRLDPSAALPELAAAVVPQWERLAGAVADLTDGALAAPSVLPGWTVGELVMHVGRSATALSTALAPVAVDGPATMPATATRPVAAVDYLTGTGARAEAIADTARALAARTGPAEMRAGLAGEVAAAAAALARVTDGDPVVATPGGPMLLTEFLRTRAVEAVVHGLDLGVEPLRPALKVVTRLFAELFVHRVPGHTVELRVPPFAAVQVVEGPRHTRGTPPNVVEAGPVAFVLLCAGRLAWADAVADGRISASGERADLSGHLPLL, from the coding sequence ATGCCCGCCCGCACCCGCCGCCTGGACCCTTCGGCGGCGCTGCCCGAGCTCGCCGCGGCCGTCGTGCCCCAGTGGGAGCGTCTCGCCGGCGCCGTGGCCGATCTGACGGACGGCGCGCTCGCCGCACCGAGCGTCTTGCCCGGTTGGACGGTCGGAGAGCTGGTCATGCACGTCGGCCGGTCCGCGACCGCGCTGTCGACGGCCCTCGCCCCGGTGGCCGTGGACGGTCCGGCCACGATGCCCGCCACCGCGACGCGGCCGGTCGCGGCGGTCGACTACCTCACCGGCACCGGGGCGCGGGCGGAGGCGATCGCGGACACCGCCCGGGCCCTGGCGGCGCGGACCGGACCGGCCGAGATGCGCGCGGGGCTGGCGGGCGAGGTGGCGGCGGCCGCGGCCGCGCTGGCACGGGTCACCGACGGCGACCCGGTGGTCGCGACCCCGGGTGGCCCGATGCTGCTGACCGAGTTCCTGCGTACCCGGGCGGTGGAGGCGGTGGTGCACGGGCTCGACCTCGGCGTCGAGCCGCTGCGGCCCGCCTTGAAGGTGGTGACGAGGCTGTTCGCCGAGCTGTTCGTCCACCGGGTGCCCGGTCACACGGTGGAGCTGCGCGTGCCTCCCTTCGCCGCCGTCCAGGTGGTCGAGGGGCCCCGGCACACCCGCGGCACCCCGCCGAACGTCGTCGAGGCCGGGCCGGTCGCGTTCGTCCTGCTCTGCGCGGGGCGGTTGGCGTGGGCCGACGCCGTGGCCGACGGGCGCATCTCCGCCAGCGGCGAGCGGGCCGATCTGAGCGGCCACCTGCCGCTGTTGTGA
- a CDS encoding helix-turn-helix domain-containing protein: MTLQRAGGPIVRRIVLGTQLRRLREAKGISRVDAGYSIRASDSKISRLELGRVSFKERDVADLLTLYGVTDERDRSPLLELTRQANEPGWWQGFTDVVPGWFQPYLGLEEAAVLIRTYELQFIPGLLQTKDYARAVMAGARQVDGADAVERRVQARISRQAILDRPDPPRVWAIIDEAALWRSVAGPAVMQGQLEHLIALNANPNITIQVIPFNVGPHPAEGGAFSILRFGEPDITDVVYLEHLTGAVYLDKPDDVTRYTLAMDNLVLKSTTPDDTAKVIEKIASQHVA, encoded by the coding sequence ATGACGCTGCAACGGGCAGGCGGGCCGATAGTGCGCCGCATTGTACTGGGCACGCAGTTGCGGAGACTCCGCGAAGCGAAAGGCATTAGCCGGGTGGATGCTGGCTACAGCATCCGGGCATCCGATTCGAAGATCAGCCGGTTGGAGTTGGGTCGGGTCAGTTTCAAGGAACGCGATGTGGCCGACTTGCTGACACTGTATGGAGTCACGGACGAGAGGGACCGCTCGCCGCTGCTCGAACTCACCCGTCAGGCTAACGAGCCCGGTTGGTGGCAGGGTTTCACCGACGTGGTGCCGGGGTGGTTTCAGCCATACCTGGGCCTGGAGGAAGCGGCGGTCCTGATCCGGACCTACGAGCTTCAATTCATCCCCGGCCTCCTCCAGACCAAGGATTACGCCCGCGCCGTCATGGCCGGAGCTCGCCAGGTGGACGGCGCCGACGCCGTCGAACGTCGGGTCCAGGCGCGGATAAGTAGGCAGGCCATTCTCGACCGGCCAGATCCGCCCCGGGTATGGGCGATCATTGACGAGGCGGCACTGTGGCGCTCGGTCGCCGGGCCGGCCGTCATGCAAGGCCAGCTCGAACACCTGATCGCCCTGAACGCGAACCCGAACATCACCATCCAGGTGATTCCATTCAACGTCGGCCCCCACCCCGCCGAAGGGGGCGCGTTCAGCATTCTGCGGTTCGGTGAGCCGGACATCACCGATGTCGTTTACCTGGAGCACCTCACGGGCGCCGTATATCTCGACAAGCCGGACGACGTCACCCGCTACACGCTCGCCATGGACAATCTGGTGCTCAAGAGCACGACGCCCGACGACACGGCAAAGGTCATCGAAAAAATCGCCTCGCAGCACGTCGCGTGA
- a CDS encoding SAM-dependent methyltransferase, whose amino-acid sequence MSDASTPVVDITVPHSARVWNYWLGGKDHYPVDREFGDRLYELLPEIVQIARQARAFLGRAVTYLAGEVGIRQFLDIGTGLPTADNTHEVAQRIVPDSRIVYVDHDPLVLAHARALLVGTPEGATNYVDADVREPKKILQAARETLDFTQPIGLIMLGIMGNVADLDEAYAIVRELCESLPAGSYLVFKDGTYAVMGEDRADAIHDLHEHESFPYHMRTPEQVARFLDGFELVEPGLVSTPLWRPGPSAEPPRAIDDLCGVGRKP is encoded by the coding sequence ATGAGCGACGCTTCGACACCCGTTGTCGACATCACCGTGCCGCACTCGGCGCGGGTGTGGAATTATTGGCTGGGCGGGAAGGACCACTATCCGGTGGACCGCGAGTTCGGCGACCGGCTCTACGAGTTGCTCCCCGAGATTGTGCAGATCGCCCGGCAGGCTCGGGCCTTTCTCGGCCGCGCGGTCACCTACCTGGCCGGTGAGGTGGGTATCCGGCAGTTCCTCGACATCGGTACCGGCCTGCCGACGGCCGACAACACCCATGAGGTAGCGCAGCGGATCGTCCCCGACTCGCGGATCGTCTACGTCGACCACGATCCGCTGGTCTTGGCGCACGCGCGGGCCCTGCTGGTCGGCACGCCCGAGGGGGCTACCAACTACGTCGATGCCGACGTCCGCGAGCCGAAGAAGATCCTCCAGGCCGCCCGCGAGACCCTGGACTTCACCCAGCCGATCGGATTGATCATGCTCGGGATCATGGGAAACGTGGCCGACCTCGACGAGGCATACGCGATCGTGCGCGAGCTGTGCGAATCCCTGCCCGCCGGCAGCTATCTTGTGTTCAAGGACGGCACCTACGCCGTGATGGGCGAGGACCGTGCCGACGCCATCCACGATCTCCACGAGCACGAGAGCTTTCCGTACCACATGCGCACCCCCGAGCAGGTGGCCCGTTTTCTCGACGGTTTCGAACTCGTCGAGCCGGGTCTGGTCTCGACGCCGTTGTGGCGGCCAGGCCCCTCGGCCGAACCGCCCCGGGCGATCGACGACCTGTGTGGCGTCGGCCGGAAGCCCTGA